The following are encoded in a window of Sminthopsis crassicaudata isolate SCR6 chromosome 5, ASM4859323v1, whole genome shotgun sequence genomic DNA:
- the UQCC6 gene encoding ubiquinol-cytochrome c reductase complex assembly factor 6, translated as MPAGTSWPAYLKMVAASMAAMLAGAEVVHRYYLPDLSIPEIPPKRGELKTELLGLKAKEEQDQISQQQ; from the exons ATGCCCGCTGGCACATCGTGGCCCGCATACCTGAAAATGGTGGCAGCCAGCATGGCGGCCATGCTGGCGGGGGCCGAAGTGGTGCACAGGTACTATCTACCTGATCTG AGTATCCCCGAAATCCCCCCGAAACGGGGTGAACTCAAAACAGAGCTTCTGGGGCTGAAAGCCAAAGAAGAGCAAGATCAGATTTCCCAGCAGCAGTGA
- the TDG gene encoding G/T mismatch-specific thymine DNA glycosylase isoform X2: protein MEADDPSRYYFEQFQAFYQFPYYPMMAAPPTMEFMNEQPALPEIPLPTFEPEPIQEKGRKRRTRSSDPKKPEPKKPAASPRAPRAAKSKGKQEKITDTFKVKRKVDRFNGVSEAELLTKTLPDILAFNLDIVIIGINPGLMAAYKGHHYPGPGNHFWKCLFMSGLSEVQLNHMDDHTLPGKYGIGFTNMVERTTPGSKDLSSKEFREGGRILVQKLQKYQPRIAVFNGKCIYEIFSKEVFGVKVKKLEFGLQPHKVPDTETLCYVMPSSSARCAQFPRAQDKVHYYIKLRDLRDQLKGIVPNSDVQEVQYSFDLQLAQEDAKKMAVKEEKYDPGYEAAYGGAYCEKACDVDPPCAFSLDGTGTNNIALCGEPTFGDIINDQWMTQSFTDQILPSFSPFGTLEQEGGCV from the exons ATGGAAGCCGACGACCCGAGCAG atattattttgagCAATTTCAAGCATTTTACCAGTTTCCGTATTATCCAATGATGGCTGCACCTCCCACCATGGAGTTTATGAATGAACAACCAGCTCTGCCAGAAATCCCACTCCCAACCTTTGAGCCGGAACCTATTCAAG aaaaaggaagaaaaagaagaaccaGATCATCGGATCCAAAAAAGCCAGAGCCGAAAAAACCTGCTGCATCCCCCAGAGCACCCAGGGCAGCCAAATCCAaggggaaacaagaaaaaattactGATACTTTCAAAGTGAAAAGGAAAGTGGATCGTTTTAATGGGGTTTCAGAAGCTGAACTTCTGACCAAGACTCTGCCTGATATTTTGGCCTTCAACCTGGACATTGTCATT ATTGGCATAAACCCAGGACTAATGGCAGCTTACAAAGGACATCATTACCCAGGACCTGGAAACCATTTTT GGAAATGTCTCTTTATGTCTGGACTGAGTGAGGTCCAGTTAAATCATATGGATGACCATACTTTGCCAGGAAAGTATGGTATCGGCTTTACAAATATGGTGGAGAGGACTACTCCGGGCAGCAAGGATCTTTCAAG taAAGAGTTTCGAGAAGGAGGGCGTATTTTGGTGCAGAAATTACAGAAATACCAACCTCGAATAGCGGTTTTCAATGGAAAAT GTATTTATGAAATTTTCAGCAAGGAAGTTTTTGGAGTAAAAGTTAAGAAGTTGGAATTTGGACTTCAGCCTCATAAGGTTCCTGATACAGAAACT CTCTGCTATGTCATGCCATCCTCCAGTGCGAGATGTGCTCAGTTCCCACGGGCACAAGATAAAGTTCATTATTATATCAAACTGAGAGACTTGAGAGACCAGTTGAAAGGCATTGTACCTAACTCAGATGTACAGGAGGTGCAGTATTCATTTGATCTGCAGCTTGCCCAAG AGGATGCCAAGAAGATGGCTGTTAAGGAAGAAAAGTATGATCCGGGCTATGAGGCAGCATATGGAGGTGCTTACTGTGAAAAGGCATGTGATGTCGATCCGCCGTGTGCCTTCTCTTTGGATGGAACAG gAACAAATAACATAGCCTTATGCGGAGAACCAACTTTCGGGGACATTATAAATGATCAGTGGATGACGCAGTCATTTACAGACCAGATTCTGCCTTCCTTCAGTCCCTTTGGGACCCTAGAGCAAGAAGGCGGCTGTGTGTGA
- the TDG gene encoding G/T mismatch-specific thymine DNA glycosylase isoform X1: MEADDPSRYYFEQFQAFYQFPYYPMMAAPPTMEFMNEQPALPEIPLPTFEPEPIQEEKGRKRRTRSSDPKKPEPKKPAASPRAPRAAKSKGKQEKITDTFKVKRKVDRFNGVSEAELLTKTLPDILAFNLDIVIIGINPGLMAAYKGHHYPGPGNHFWKCLFMSGLSEVQLNHMDDHTLPGKYGIGFTNMVERTTPGSKDLSSKEFREGGRILVQKLQKYQPRIAVFNGKCIYEIFSKEVFGVKVKKLEFGLQPHKVPDTETLCYVMPSSSARCAQFPRAQDKVHYYIKLRDLRDQLKGIVPNSDVQEVQYSFDLQLAQEDAKKMAVKEEKYDPGYEAAYGGAYCEKACDVDPPCAFSLDGTGTNNIALCGEPTFGDIINDQWMTQSFTDQILPSFSPFGTLEQEGGCV, from the exons ATGGAAGCCGACGACCCGAGCAG atattattttgagCAATTTCAAGCATTTTACCAGTTTCCGTATTATCCAATGATGGCTGCACCTCCCACCATGGAGTTTATGAATGAACAACCAGCTCTGCCAGAAATCCCACTCCCAACCTTTGAGCCGGAACCTATTCAAG aagaaaaaggaagaaaaagaagaaccaGATCATCGGATCCAAAAAAGCCAGAGCCGAAAAAACCTGCTGCATCCCCCAGAGCACCCAGGGCAGCCAAATCCAaggggaaacaagaaaaaattactGATACTTTCAAAGTGAAAAGGAAAGTGGATCGTTTTAATGGGGTTTCAGAAGCTGAACTTCTGACCAAGACTCTGCCTGATATTTTGGCCTTCAACCTGGACATTGTCATT ATTGGCATAAACCCAGGACTAATGGCAGCTTACAAAGGACATCATTACCCAGGACCTGGAAACCATTTTT GGAAATGTCTCTTTATGTCTGGACTGAGTGAGGTCCAGTTAAATCATATGGATGACCATACTTTGCCAGGAAAGTATGGTATCGGCTTTACAAATATGGTGGAGAGGACTACTCCGGGCAGCAAGGATCTTTCAAG taAAGAGTTTCGAGAAGGAGGGCGTATTTTGGTGCAGAAATTACAGAAATACCAACCTCGAATAGCGGTTTTCAATGGAAAAT GTATTTATGAAATTTTCAGCAAGGAAGTTTTTGGAGTAAAAGTTAAGAAGTTGGAATTTGGACTTCAGCCTCATAAGGTTCCTGATACAGAAACT CTCTGCTATGTCATGCCATCCTCCAGTGCGAGATGTGCTCAGTTCCCACGGGCACAAGATAAAGTTCATTATTATATCAAACTGAGAGACTTGAGAGACCAGTTGAAAGGCATTGTACCTAACTCAGATGTACAGGAGGTGCAGTATTCATTTGATCTGCAGCTTGCCCAAG AGGATGCCAAGAAGATGGCTGTTAAGGAAGAAAAGTATGATCCGGGCTATGAGGCAGCATATGGAGGTGCTTACTGTGAAAAGGCATGTGATGTCGATCCGCCGTGTGCCTTCTCTTTGGATGGAACAG gAACAAATAACATAGCCTTATGCGGAGAACCAACTTTCGGGGACATTATAAATGATCAGTGGATGACGCAGTCATTTACAGACCAGATTCTGCCTTCCTTCAGTCCCTTTGGGACCCTAGAGCAAGAAGGCGGCTGTGTGTGA
- the TDG gene encoding G/T mismatch-specific thymine DNA glycosylase isoform X3, which translates to MMAAPPTMEFMNEQPALPEIPLPTFEPEPIQEEKGRKRRTRSSDPKKPEPKKPAASPRAPRAAKSKGKQEKITDTFKVKRKVDRFNGVSEAELLTKTLPDILAFNLDIVIIGINPGLMAAYKGHHYPGPGNHFWKCLFMSGLSEVQLNHMDDHTLPGKYGIGFTNMVERTTPGSKDLSSKEFREGGRILVQKLQKYQPRIAVFNGKCIYEIFSKEVFGVKVKKLEFGLQPHKVPDTETLCYVMPSSSARCAQFPRAQDKVHYYIKLRDLRDQLKGIVPNSDVQEVQYSFDLQLAQEDAKKMAVKEEKYDPGYEAAYGGAYCEKACDVDPPCAFSLDGTGTNNIALCGEPTFGDIINDQWMTQSFTDQILPSFSPFGTLEQEGGCV; encoded by the exons ATGATGGCTGCACCTCCCACCATGGAGTTTATGAATGAACAACCAGCTCTGCCAGAAATCCCACTCCCAACCTTTGAGCCGGAACCTATTCAAG aagaaaaaggaagaaaaagaagaaccaGATCATCGGATCCAAAAAAGCCAGAGCCGAAAAAACCTGCTGCATCCCCCAGAGCACCCAGGGCAGCCAAATCCAaggggaaacaagaaaaaattactGATACTTTCAAAGTGAAAAGGAAAGTGGATCGTTTTAATGGGGTTTCAGAAGCTGAACTTCTGACCAAGACTCTGCCTGATATTTTGGCCTTCAACCTGGACATTGTCATT ATTGGCATAAACCCAGGACTAATGGCAGCTTACAAAGGACATCATTACCCAGGACCTGGAAACCATTTTT GGAAATGTCTCTTTATGTCTGGACTGAGTGAGGTCCAGTTAAATCATATGGATGACCATACTTTGCCAGGAAAGTATGGTATCGGCTTTACAAATATGGTGGAGAGGACTACTCCGGGCAGCAAGGATCTTTCAAG taAAGAGTTTCGAGAAGGAGGGCGTATTTTGGTGCAGAAATTACAGAAATACCAACCTCGAATAGCGGTTTTCAATGGAAAAT GTATTTATGAAATTTTCAGCAAGGAAGTTTTTGGAGTAAAAGTTAAGAAGTTGGAATTTGGACTTCAGCCTCATAAGGTTCCTGATACAGAAACT CTCTGCTATGTCATGCCATCCTCCAGTGCGAGATGTGCTCAGTTCCCACGGGCACAAGATAAAGTTCATTATTATATCAAACTGAGAGACTTGAGAGACCAGTTGAAAGGCATTGTACCTAACTCAGATGTACAGGAGGTGCAGTATTCATTTGATCTGCAGCTTGCCCAAG AGGATGCCAAGAAGATGGCTGTTAAGGAAGAAAAGTATGATCCGGGCTATGAGGCAGCATATGGAGGTGCTTACTGTGAAAAGGCATGTGATGTCGATCCGCCGTGTGCCTTCTCTTTGGATGGAACAG gAACAAATAACATAGCCTTATGCGGAGAACCAACTTTCGGGGACATTATAAATGATCAGTGGATGACGCAGTCATTTACAGACCAGATTCTGCCTTCCTTCAGTCCCTTTGGGACCCTAGAGCAAGAAGGCGGCTGTGTGTGA
- the TDG gene encoding G/T mismatch-specific thymine DNA glycosylase isoform X4 has protein sequence MMAAPPTMEFMNEQPALPEIPLPTFEPEPIQEKGRKRRTRSSDPKKPEPKKPAASPRAPRAAKSKGKQEKITDTFKVKRKVDRFNGVSEAELLTKTLPDILAFNLDIVIIGINPGLMAAYKGHHYPGPGNHFWKCLFMSGLSEVQLNHMDDHTLPGKYGIGFTNMVERTTPGSKDLSSKEFREGGRILVQKLQKYQPRIAVFNGKCIYEIFSKEVFGVKVKKLEFGLQPHKVPDTETLCYVMPSSSARCAQFPRAQDKVHYYIKLRDLRDQLKGIVPNSDVQEVQYSFDLQLAQEDAKKMAVKEEKYDPGYEAAYGGAYCEKACDVDPPCAFSLDGTGTNNIALCGEPTFGDIINDQWMTQSFTDQILPSFSPFGTLEQEGGCV, from the exons ATGATGGCTGCACCTCCCACCATGGAGTTTATGAATGAACAACCAGCTCTGCCAGAAATCCCACTCCCAACCTTTGAGCCGGAACCTATTCAAG aaaaaggaagaaaaagaagaaccaGATCATCGGATCCAAAAAAGCCAGAGCCGAAAAAACCTGCTGCATCCCCCAGAGCACCCAGGGCAGCCAAATCCAaggggaaacaagaaaaaattactGATACTTTCAAAGTGAAAAGGAAAGTGGATCGTTTTAATGGGGTTTCAGAAGCTGAACTTCTGACCAAGACTCTGCCTGATATTTTGGCCTTCAACCTGGACATTGTCATT ATTGGCATAAACCCAGGACTAATGGCAGCTTACAAAGGACATCATTACCCAGGACCTGGAAACCATTTTT GGAAATGTCTCTTTATGTCTGGACTGAGTGAGGTCCAGTTAAATCATATGGATGACCATACTTTGCCAGGAAAGTATGGTATCGGCTTTACAAATATGGTGGAGAGGACTACTCCGGGCAGCAAGGATCTTTCAAG taAAGAGTTTCGAGAAGGAGGGCGTATTTTGGTGCAGAAATTACAGAAATACCAACCTCGAATAGCGGTTTTCAATGGAAAAT GTATTTATGAAATTTTCAGCAAGGAAGTTTTTGGAGTAAAAGTTAAGAAGTTGGAATTTGGACTTCAGCCTCATAAGGTTCCTGATACAGAAACT CTCTGCTATGTCATGCCATCCTCCAGTGCGAGATGTGCTCAGTTCCCACGGGCACAAGATAAAGTTCATTATTATATCAAACTGAGAGACTTGAGAGACCAGTTGAAAGGCATTGTACCTAACTCAGATGTACAGGAGGTGCAGTATTCATTTGATCTGCAGCTTGCCCAAG AGGATGCCAAGAAGATGGCTGTTAAGGAAGAAAAGTATGATCCGGGCTATGAGGCAGCATATGGAGGTGCTTACTGTGAAAAGGCATGTGATGTCGATCCGCCGTGTGCCTTCTCTTTGGATGGAACAG gAACAAATAACATAGCCTTATGCGGAGAACCAACTTTCGGGGACATTATAAATGATCAGTGGATGACGCAGTCATTTACAGACCAGATTCTGCCTTCCTTCAGTCCCTTTGGGACCCTAGAGCAAGAAGGCGGCTGTGTGTGA